The DNA sequence ACCCCAAAATTTCTAGAGAACACTTCAGGAGCAATGTACCCTATAGTCCCTCGCATCCCAAGCAGTGATATCATGCTTTGCTTCTTCTTGAAAAGTTTAGCAAGCCCAAAATCAGCGATCTTGGGGCAAAAATCTTCGTCCAAGAGTATATTCTGAGGCTTGATGTCGAAATGCAGGATCCTCGTGTTGCAGCCTGTGTGCATGTACTCAAGGCCTCGAGCAACCCCAACCGCAATCAAGTATAGCTTGTCCAACCCCAACGAAGATTCTGGATTTGAGTAGATGAACTTGTCCAATGATTTGTTGGGCATGAATTCATAGACTAGAgcccttttctttctctcgAAGCAAAATCCTAAGAGCCTCACAATGTTGACATGCGAGGTTCTACTGATGCTTGCAACTTCGTTGATGAATTCCTGCGCGTCGTCATCGTGAGTATCGGTTAAGACCTTGACTGCAACAGGTTGACCGTCATGTAGCTCACCTTTGTAGACAATGCCATATCCTCCTTGTCCAACCTTGTCTTTGAAGAATTTGGTCATTCTCTTGATCTCGTAGTAGCTATATCTCTTTTGTGACAGAGATGCATGGTTGAGTAGGAATTGCTCCACGTTCGAATTTTTAGTGATTTTCCTCAAGTATTGCAATATGCGATTTTTTCTGAAGAAGCAAATTatgattgataaaattatagcAAGTGCGCCGACTGAACTTCCTGGGAATTCATAGAGTGCAATAAGTCATATAATTAGTAAACTGAATACTTaattacttcctccatcccgAAATAGGAGTCCGTAGAGATGACTCAatacagattttaagaaatataaaaagaattatggaaaagttagtaaaacacgagtctcatttttatgagtattacttttataataaaatgtaaatagaatgaaagtcattttttgtttttaaaaaagagaaatcatTATTTCTCTGAATACCGCAATTTTTTCAGTACAGCAGTATCAATTTTCTTATACCGTGGTATACCACGTTATACCTAATTTTCGGTATgtataaaatagaattaaaaaaaatatctctgaaaatcttacttttaaatattttgcattacggtataccttaccgtacTTCGGTAATACCGCAATAAcggtaaggtaacggtatcaaaaattaatcataCCGAATTTTCCTTACACCGCATTGCGGTATATCAAAATTTCGATATGATATCAGATTTTGTCACACCGCAGTTTCGGTATGGTATATCCACCCCTAGGTCAGACAAAGGCTTTATCCTGCTATTCTTCTTTCTGAGGGCCTATTAATAGGATTCTGGATCCATTGGCAGAAAGAATGAACGATCATAAAGGCTAGCGggtaaaaaaaatctctaatCACAAAAATGTGAGATctagtaaaagtgaaaagagaCTCTTTTAATAAGAccacaaaaataacaaaagaaagaGCTATTATTATAGGACTAACAGTAGAAGGGTTTACCCGCAATAATTGCAAATTTCGGTACATTAGTTCCTGAAATCAAAACGATTAACCGGTTAGATCATGTGTGTAATGATTAATGTGAATACTCGTTACcatatcattatttatatatatttaatactaattaatatcTACGCAAAATCGGAcatttaaaagttagttagaaattgatcaaagtttattaatttacCGTTCGTTTTTTCatgtacattttatttcatagcGTATATATGTCCATGTTGAGTCAAActtgaataatatttaatagacggaaggagtaaatCACACTTCCACAATTATGTGACGCTATTTCCGTGGAATCTggtcttttttttatcaaaatcagATAAGTGATAGTTCAGAATTAccatgaaattttttttattagcaATGCTAAAGAAAATTTGCAACTACCTTCGTCCCCCAAATATTGACACagtttgacccggcacggattttaacaaatgtaatgaaaattgagttgaaaaagttggtggaatgtggatcctacttttaaagtattaattttataataaaacgtgagtatgaatgagttaatggaatatgagatccactactaaaaatggtaaaaagtgaagtgtgtcaaactttcagggacggaccagAATGATAAACTGTGTTAAACTTTCAAGTACGGAGGTAGtgataattaatgtatttgaATCATATCACTCATTTCAACCTATATTTAATTACTGTATTTGAATCATATCACTCATTTCAAcctatatggagtaatattctTGGCTTCTTGCACAAAAAGTCCAGCAATATATCTACGACTAGTAGTAGTAGGCCATGCATCCAAGAAAACAACCATTTTGCAGCAGCCTTTGATTGACCAACAGAGaatgaaagagagaaacaaTTGTTACCGTCTGAGCAAGTTGATGGAAGTGAAGTATTATTAGAACAGTGGCAAACAAACGATCCCGTTCCACCGGAGCCACAAGCTCCACCGGAATTCAAGCACCTCTGGCAGTTCTGGTTATCCACTGACCACTGGATCGAAAATCCACCTTGCAGATATGCTTGCAATAGTCTGAATGATAAATTGGGGTTCGGATTTGATCCCAACCTCGTGGCTGCAGATTGAGTCACCCGAACAGTAACTTCAGGGCCGATGCATGTGGTACCAGCTGTCAGTTCAATTGTTGTTGTGAAGTAGAAAGTCTCGCCGCTACTGCAGTTGAACTGATTGGGCTGTCGGGgttgggacggaggagcaGTGCAACCATAGAGCAGAGTGATATTCTGATCATTAGAGGGCAgatcaaaactgaaaaaagtGGTATCTAGGCTTGTGTTAGCGAGTTGCTGAGTCTGCGCACAAGGGCTGTTCCATAGGTCGTCTCTCGCCACCCTGAGCGTGCTCGTCTCGTCGTTGATTTCAAGGACGCGGTAGAGTAGTGATGAGGTGTTTATGAAGGGAACATTGTATCTGCAGATTATCTCATATCCCACAGCGCCGCACGACATAGGCCGGTTTGCGCCGTAGAATGGATAGGGTATATCCTCTACATCTCCACATCGGAATGGCTGCCTGCAGGTTTCGTACTGAGTCTGCTGCGATACGACACAGCTTGGGATTGCAAATAGCACGAGGAGGATTAGGGGGACAAATCCTCCATTCATTTTTGAAGaatatgattttgattaaTCAACTGGTCTTAAACATTACATTATACATATGTATGGCATTGACTAAGTATGCCATTTTGAGTCGATTTTTCCAATGACTGGAAGCTTCTGCGACGGCGTAGGAGGATTAATGGTAAGTTAGATAGGATGAAGAATCCACTGTAAATCTGGCCTCAACACTAATTTTACGACTGATGAATAAAAACTTTAGAAGTTAGAATATACACAATTAGATTATTTTGAGAGTAGTTTGATCGTTTTCGTTTGTCTCTGTTCTTCCACAAGCAACAGTGAATCAGTAAAACATCTCATCTTTTCCATGGACGTAGATCAAAAGATTGAACCACGTGAATTCAGTGTgcattttctttcttgttcgTTTGTGTGTTTGTAtctcaacatatttttttccatcttGCAATcttaatgataaaaatattggtCAACAATGTGAGTATGTATATACAAAAAGCAGCAGTATATAAGCAATATTGAATACCTACTACACTTAGCTTATCATATCAAGTATGTCGGAGTGTATGCACACTTCCAATCCATATATATAGCGTTATTGGAGTGTTGGTAACACATTCCATGTATGTACAAACACAGCAATAGTAGGCTATTTGTTAATGAGATTAATCATTTTAAGTGTAAGATCTTAGGCAGTATTTTGCAGTCAGAAATGTTCTAATAATTCTAAGAGTAAAGGTCGAAACTgatcctgaacatatgaccattttacgattttggtcctaaactttatcttttggattttttggtcctgcacatttCAATTCGGATCACAATTTGTCCTCCGTCAATAGTtccgttaattttataacagtCAACGGGTTTAACCCAATTTTgtccaaattaaacttttaattcttatttttaaaagtcactaatttattccataattattattttagtaaatatataTTGGGCGTAGAGAGACGCGAGAGCGAGAGCGAGAGGCCACTGGAAAACGAGCTCCATCCAAACAAGCCCGACGAAGAAATGCGGACTTTCAGAGGTCAAATAATCGCCGTATTTTTCCGTGTACCAGCTCTTGAGCTCCAAAAGGAGCGGCGGAAAGAGGTGCCGCGGGAGACAGGATTGGGCGGCGAtgttgaggaagaagaagaagagcacAACGTCGACTAGATTGTAGAGGAAGCCCATCTCGGGGAAAAGGTGGAGTTTTTAACTGAGGAAAATTTGTGGGCTGTGAATTTTTGGATGATTTTCGTGAATGTCGAGGTTTTGATCGGCAGTGTAATGAGGAtctgagaaaaaaaattaatttcagcACAAGTTTAGAATCATAGCTGCAATCACACGAATCATAACCGCCGAGATGGCGAAATCGAGCTCCGCTGCGCCTGCGAGAATGCGACCTACAACTCCAAGCAGAAGGTTGTGTTGTCGATGAGGGTGGCGAAGACAACCGTAATGTGGAACAAAGCTGGCAAATTGGGGCGCTGTCGCGCCATCGCGTTATCGCAATTTCAGgtgaatttgaattaattagtgatatgaattaattagtgacttcaaaataagaattaaaagtctaatttggtcaaaattgggttAAATCCGTTGactcttataaaattaacgcaactattgacggaggaccaattgtgatccgatttgaaatgtgcaggaccaattgtgatcctaATTGaaatgtgcaggaccaaaaaatccaaaagataaagtttaagaccaaaatcgtaaaatgaccatatattcaggaccagttttggcctttactctaatTCTAATTGATATAGtaatatacttcatccgtcctgTTTAAGAtaacacgttttcctttttagtttgtctcaactgagatga is a window from the Salvia hispanica cultivar TCC Black 2014 chromosome 1, UniMelb_Shisp_WGS_1.0, whole genome shotgun sequence genome containing:
- the LOC125202617 gene encoding LEAF RUST 10 DISEASE-RESISTANCE LOCUS RECEPTOR-LIKE PROTEIN KINASE-like 2.4 translates to MNGGFVPLILLVLFAIPSCVVSQQTQYETCRQPFRCGDVEDIPYPFYGANRPMSCGAVGYEIICRYNVPFINTSSLLYRVLEINDETSTLRVARDDLWNSPCAQTQQLANTSLDTTFFSFDLPSNDQNITLLYGCTAPPSQPRQPNQFNCSSGETFYFTTTIELTAGTTCIGPEVTVRVTQSAATRLGSNPNPNLSFRLLQAYLQGGFSIQWSVDNQNCQRCLNSGGACGSGGTGSFVCHCSNNTSLPSTCSDGTNVPKFAIIAGSSVGALAIILSIIICFFRKNRILQYLRKITKNSNVEQFLLNHASLSQKRYSYYEIKRMTKFFKDKVGQGGYGIVYKGELHDGQPVAVKVLTDTHDDDAQEFINEVASISRTSHVNIVRLLGFCFERKKRALVYEFMPNKSLDKFIYSNPESSLGLDKLYLIAVGVARGLEYMHTGCNTRILHFDIKPQNILLDEDFCPKIADFGLAKLFKKKQSMISLLGMRGTIGYIAPEVFSRNFGVVSHKSDVYSYGMMLLEMVGAKEMAKTTEPIIQSSENYFHESVYELVLAKKEKIDDVIMGDEKEESKMKMLMVGVWCIQTAPSDRPSISKVVEMLQGSVESIEMPPKPSFPSAPLLESLQFSSSMHMEIQ